One window of Cupriavidus oxalaticus genomic DNA carries:
- a CDS encoding APC family permease, producing MGAQAPLAPAQQQTQPTQTHELQRTLTWKDAFWVTSGVPAGVLFTIGGVSATIGNPAWVIWILAILIGFAQCFVYAEISGLYPHKSGGASVYGALGWVRYSKFVAPVSVWCNWVAWSPMLALGTSLAAGYMLSALFPPDSVINTWQLTLVDLGFVSKGLTLRVNSTFLLATAFLLITFKLQHSGASAAATTQRILGIASLTPLVVIALVPLFTGDMPSTNFLPLLPLTHDATGAAVLGGWNAAGISTAMGAMFLACWSTFGFETAVCYTREFKDPQKDTFKAIFWSGVLCLFMFIAVPIAFQGSLGLQGMLAPDIVDGSGVGAAMAKFVGGGAVVFNVIVVMLVLAILLIVMTSMMGSSRTLYQASLDGWLPRYLSHVNEHGSPTRAMWTDLLFNLFLLLMSNYMAVLSISNVCYMIFVFLNLQAGWIHRMDRADWARPYKCKNWLLALGAFCGFFDLAFVGAGANFQGENTLRNGLIAALLIVPVFVYRHYVQDKGQFPESMRRDMELPHARAGKLPYVALIAGAAVVWIAARLTVIS from the coding sequence ATCGGCGCGCAGGCGCCGCTCGCCCCTGCGCAGCAACAGACCCAGCCAACCCAAACCCATGAACTGCAGCGCACCCTGACCTGGAAGGACGCCTTCTGGGTCACCAGCGGCGTGCCCGCCGGCGTGCTCTTCACCATCGGCGGCGTGTCCGCCACCATCGGCAACCCGGCGTGGGTGATCTGGATCCTGGCCATCCTGATCGGCTTTGCGCAGTGCTTCGTCTACGCCGAGATCTCGGGCCTGTATCCGCACAAGTCGGGCGGCGCCTCGGTGTACGGCGCGCTCGGCTGGGTGCGCTACAGCAAGTTCGTCGCGCCGGTCTCGGTGTGGTGCAACTGGGTGGCGTGGTCGCCGATGCTGGCGCTGGGCACCAGCCTGGCCGCCGGCTACATGCTGAGCGCGCTGTTCCCGCCCGATTCGGTCATCAACACGTGGCAGCTGACGCTGGTCGACCTGGGCTTCGTCAGCAAAGGCCTGACGCTGCGGGTGAACTCCACCTTCCTGCTGGCGACGGCATTCCTGCTGATCACCTTCAAGCTGCAGCACAGCGGCGCCTCGGCCGCGGCTACCACGCAGCGCATCCTGGGCATCGCTTCGCTGACGCCGCTGGTGGTGATCGCGCTGGTGCCGCTGTTCACCGGCGACATGCCCTCGACCAACTTCCTGCCGCTGCTGCCGCTGACGCATGACGCCACCGGCGCCGCGGTGCTGGGCGGCTGGAACGCGGCCGGCATCAGCACGGCGATGGGCGCGATGTTCCTGGCCTGCTGGTCGACCTTCGGCTTCGAGACCGCGGTCTGCTACACCCGCGAGTTCAAGGACCCGCAGAAGGACACCTTCAAGGCGATCTTCTGGTCCGGCGTGCTGTGCCTGTTCATGTTCATCGCGGTGCCGATCGCCTTCCAGGGCTCGCTCGGGCTGCAGGGCATGCTGGCGCCCGACATCGTCGACGGCTCCGGCGTGGGCGCGGCAATGGCCAAGTTCGTCGGCGGCGGCGCGGTGGTGTTCAACGTGATCGTGGTGATGCTGGTGCTGGCGATCCTGCTGATCGTGATGACCTCGATGATGGGTTCGTCGCGCACGCTGTACCAGGCCTCGCTCGACGGCTGGCTGCCGCGCTACCTTTCGCACGTCAACGAGCACGGCTCCCCGACGCGCGCGATGTGGACGGACCTGCTGTTCAACCTGTTCCTGCTGCTGATGTCGAACTACATGGCGGTGCTGTCGATCAGCAATGTCTGCTACATGATCTTCGTGTTCCTGAACCTGCAGGCCGGCTGGATCCACCGCATGGACCGCGCGGACTGGGCCCGCCCGTACAAGTGCAAGAACTGGCTGCTGGCACTGGGCGCGTTCTGCGGCTTCTTCGACCTGGCTTTTGTCGGCGCCGGCGCCAACTTCCAGGGCGAGAACACGCTGCGCAATGGCCTGATCGCCGCGCTGCTGATCGTGCCGGTCTTCGTCTACCGCCACTACGTCCAGGACAAGGGCCAGTTCCCCGAGTCGATGCGCCGCGACATGGAACTGCCGCATGCGCGTGCCGGCAAGCTGCCCTACGTGGCGCTGATCGCCGGCGCGGCGGTGGTGTGGATCGCCGCGCGGCTGACCGTGATCTCCTGA
- a CDS encoding PDR/VanB family oxidoreductase gives MTDTLRVRVGRVEPLAAGIKRFTLQPCDGGALPAFSSGSHVVVHMDSGRLRNAYSLTSALDNPAHYQIAVRLEEASRGGSRYMHEQVQEGDELHIGAPGNLFGLDHGAGRHLLIAGGIGITPFMTHIQALRARHAAFELHYCFRNAQSAAFLDVLPATLQPGQLHLYESDTGTMLDIAALLAAQPADTHVYVCGPGPLNDAVVNAARAAGWDAGRIHFEQFRNEVDTTGGAFEAVLQKSGLTLQVGAEESLLRAIEKAGVQVDCMCREGICGSCETAILEGEADHRDQYLSDAEKTAQKTMMLCVSRCKGQRLVLDL, from the coding sequence ATGACTGACACGCTCCGCGTACGCGTCGGCCGCGTCGAGCCGCTGGCCGCCGGCATCAAGCGCTTCACCCTGCAACCCTGCGACGGCGGCGCGCTGCCCGCTTTCTCCAGCGGCAGCCACGTCGTGGTCCATATGGACAGTGGCCGGCTGCGCAACGCTTACTCGCTGACCAGCGCGCTGGACAACCCGGCCCACTACCAGATCGCAGTGCGGCTGGAAGAAGCCTCGCGCGGCGGCTCGCGCTACATGCATGAGCAGGTGCAAGAGGGTGATGAACTGCACATCGGCGCGCCGGGCAACCTGTTCGGCCTGGACCACGGCGCCGGCCGCCACCTGCTGATCGCCGGCGGCATCGGCATCACGCCGTTCATGACGCATATCCAGGCGCTGCGGGCGCGCCACGCCGCGTTCGAGCTGCACTACTGCTTCCGCAACGCGCAGTCCGCGGCGTTCCTCGACGTACTGCCGGCCACGCTGCAGCCGGGCCAGTTGCACCTGTACGAGAGCGATACCGGCACCATGCTCGACATCGCCGCGCTGCTCGCCGCGCAGCCCGCCGATACCCATGTCTATGTGTGCGGCCCCGGCCCGCTGAACGATGCCGTGGTCAACGCCGCGCGCGCCGCCGGCTGGGATGCCGGCCGTATCCACTTCGAGCAGTTCCGCAACGAGGTCGACACCACCGGCGGCGCCTTCGAGGCCGTGCTGCAAAAGAGCGGGCTGACGCTGCAGGTGGGCGCAGAGGAATCGCTGCTGCGCGCGATCGAGAAAGCCGGCGTCCAGGTGGATTGCATGTGCCGCGAGGGTATCTGCGGCTCGTGCGAAACCGCGATCCTGGAGGGCGAAGCGGACCATCGTGACCAGTACCTGTCCGATGCGGAGAAGACGGCGCAGAAAACGATGATGCTGTGCGTGTCGCGGTGCAAGGGGCAGCGGCTGGTACTGGATCTCTGA
- a CDS encoding SRPBCC family protein, giving the protein MPSETDRIERSILIEAPVARVWHALADADTFGSWFGVKFDGATFTPGRRAIGSITHPGYEYLRFDVQVERIEPERLLSWRWHPAPVERGRDYSGEPSTLVEFTLREVDGGTMLTVVESGFDQIPPERRMEAFRLNSGGWDAQMNNVRKHVTGA; this is encoded by the coding sequence ATGCCCTCAGAAACCGACCGCATCGAGCGCAGCATCCTGATAGAAGCCCCCGTGGCGCGCGTGTGGCACGCGCTGGCCGATGCCGATACCTTCGGCAGCTGGTTCGGCGTCAAATTCGACGGCGCCACCTTCACGCCCGGCCGGCGCGCCATCGGCAGCATCACCCACCCCGGCTACGAGTACCTGAGATTCGATGTGCAGGTGGAACGCATCGAGCCCGAAAGGCTGCTGTCCTGGCGCTGGCACCCCGCTCCGGTGGAACGCGGGCGCGACTATTCCGGCGAACCCAGCACGCTGGTGGAATTCACCCTGCGCGAAGTCGACGGCGGCACCATGCTGACGGTGGTCGAGTCTGGCTTCGACCAGATCCCGCCCGAACGACGCATGGAAGCGTTCCGCCTCAACAGCGGCGGCTGGGACGCACAGATGAACAATGTCCGCAAGCATGTCACCGGCGCCTGA
- a CDS encoding ArsR/SmtB family transcription factor — MSPAPEALDLKQSAAVFAALGDETRLRLVAALCAGGAMSIAQLTAGSAMTRQAVTKHLQVLSQAGLVRDSKAGRERLWMFEPGQVEAARRSLEAIGRQWEFALGKLKLAVETNH; from the coding sequence ATGTCACCGGCGCCTGAAGCGCTGGATCTGAAACAGTCGGCCGCGGTCTTTGCCGCGCTGGGCGACGAGACCCGGCTGCGGCTGGTGGCGGCGCTGTGCGCGGGCGGCGCGATGTCGATCGCGCAGCTGACCGCCGGCAGCGCGATGACGCGGCAGGCGGTGACCAAGCACCTGCAGGTGTTGTCGCAGGCCGGGCTGGTGCGCGACAGCAAGGCCGGGCGCGAGCGGCTGTGGATGTTCGAGCCCGGGCAGGTCGAGGCGGCGCGGCGCTCGCTGGAGGCGATTGGAAGGCAGTGGGAGTTTGCGCTGGGCAAGCTGAAGCTGGCGGTAGAGACGAATCACTAG
- a CDS encoding CBU_0592 family membrane protein, which yields MASLGLTDATGLVGVAAYVAAHFAVQVLHKSPTGRLAVVLNVIGPSCILISLTGAFNLASFLTQCFWLGLTLLGWWRNRRTGRAVVETLGGPRPGQPVQQ from the coding sequence ATGGCCTCCCTGGGTCTTACCGATGCGACCGGACTTGTCGGCGTAGCCGCCTACGTCGCCGCGCACTTTGCCGTGCAGGTCCTGCACAAATCCCCGACCGGCCGGCTGGCGGTCGTCCTCAACGTGATCGGGCCGAGCTGCATCCTGATCTCGCTGACCGGCGCCTTCAACCTGGCCTCGTTCCTGACCCAGTGCTTCTGGCTGGGGCTGACGCTGTTGGGATGGTGGCGCAACCGGCGGACCGGGCGCGCGGTGGTTGAAACGTTGGGTGGCCCGCGTCCGGGGCAGCCCGTGCAGCAGTAA